CAGAACGGGTCGTAGAAGAAGGGGTCGTAGAAGGCCGAGCTGCCCCAGCCCCAAGGCGAGTACGCCGGGCCGCCGTACCAGAACGGGTCGGTGTACACGAAGTCGTAGTAGCCCAGGCTCATGCCCCGGTAGGGCTGGTGGAAGCGCCGCAGGCGGGAGGCATACGTGTAGTCGTCATCGTAGTATTCTGAGCTGCCGCCGCGCCCCACCGAGGCCGTGGCATTTTCAGAATAGTCGGGGTTGGCTTCGTCGCCAGCTGCGGCGGGCGCCTCTTCCGTGGCCTCAGCCGGCGCCGTGCGGGCTGCCGTGGCTACCGCCGTGGCCGTGGTGCGGTCCTTAGAGGAATAGTAAACACCGTCGCTCTCCGTCGTAGTGAGGGCCGACGTGCCAGCACAGCTTCCCAGCGTAAGCAGGGCCAGAGCAGGCAATACAGGATGGATGAAATTTTTCATGGCTGCTTACGCGAAAAGGGATGATACCGGAAGAAGGAGAGCGAAGGAAACCCAATGGTTGCAAGCTATAGGCAAAGCCGCATCCTCCGGATTTAATAACGTAATTTGGCCCCGAAACGGTGCCGCTTCTGGCAAGACAAATCTTGTACCAGAACGAGAACTTTTTCAACTACTCAAAGATACACCGAAGATGAGCAAAAGTTTGCCCAAGCGCAGCGAAGACTATTCGTTGTGGTACAACGAGTTGGTGAAACGGGCCGGGCTGGCCGAAAACTCGGCCGTACGGGGCTGCATGGTGATTAAGCCCTACGGCTACGCCATCTGGGAAAAAATGCAGCGCACCCTGGATGATATGTTCAAGCGCACGGGCCACCAGAACGCCTACTTCCCGCTGTTCGTGCCCAAAAGCCTGTTTGAAGCCGAAGAGAAAAACGCCGAGGGCTTTGCCAAGGAGTGCGCCGTGGTAACGCACTACCGCCTGCAAACCGACCCCGACCAGCCGGGCAAGCTGCGCGTCGACCCCAACGCTAAGCTGGAAGAAGAGCTGGTGGTGCGCCCCACCTCGGAGGCCATTATCTGGAGCACTTACAAAAACTGGATTCAGAGCTACCGTGACCTGCCCTTGCTTATCAACCAGTGGGCCAACGTAGTACGCTGGGAGATGCGCACCCGCCTGTTTCTGCGCACGGCCGAGTTTCTGTGGCAGGAAGGCCACACGGCCCACGCCACCGCCGAAGAAGCCCTGGCCGAAACCCGCCAGATGCTGGAGGTGTACGCCCAGTTTGCCGAGGAGTGGCTGGCCCTACCTGTGGTGAAAGGTGTGAAAACCGAAAACGAGCGGTTTGCCGGGGCTCTGGAAACCTACTGCATCGAGGGGCTGATGCAGGACGGCAAGGCCCTGCAAGCCGGCACCTCCCACTTCCTGGGGCAGAATTTTGCCAAAGCCTTCGACGTGCAGTTCACCAACAAACAGGGCCAATTGGAGCACGTGTGGGGCACGAGCTGGGGCGTGAGCACCCGCCTGATGGGCGCCCTGGTCATGGCCCACTCCGACGACGACGGCCTAGTGCTGCCGCCCAAACTGGCCCCGATTCAGGTGGTTATTGTGCCCATCTACAAAACCGGCCAGCTGGACGAGCTGCTGGAGCGCATCCGGCCTATGCAGCTGGGCCTGATCAACCGCGGCATTTCGGTGAAGATAGACGACCGGGACACCGAGCGGCCCGGCTTCAAGTTTGCCGAGTGGGAGCTGAAAGGCGTGCCCGTCCGCATTGCCGTGGGCCTGCGCGACCTGGAAAGCGGCACTGTAGAAGTGGCCCGCCGCGACACCAAAGAGAAGCTGACCCTGCCGCTGCAAGACATTGTGAACAGCGTAGACCAGCTGCTGGAAGATATTCAGCACACCATCTACCGCCGCGCCCTGCACTTCCGCGAGGAGCACACCACCCGCGTAGACAGCTACGAGGAGTTCAAGCAGGTGCTCGACGGCAAGGGCGGCTTCGTGCTGGCCCACTACGACGGCACCTCCGAAACCGAGGAGCGCATCAAGGAAGAAACCAAAGCCACCATCCGCTGCCTGGCCCTGGCCGAGCCCGACGAAGAAGGCGTCTGCATCGTAACCGGCCGCCCCTCCACCCGCCGCGCCCATTTCGCCAGAGCATACTGAGAAGCGCGGGTTGACGCGGATGGTAGGATTGCGCGGCTGTCGGTGACGGCCTCGTCTTTACGAATACAGACGCAAACACAACAGGACTTGCTACGGGCAAGTCCTGTTGTGTTTAGATACCTATCGAATTGTATCCAAAATCCGCGCAATCCTACCATCCGCGTCAACCTGCGATTCAGTTGTACTGGAGGCCTGCTACCTCCACTTCCTCTTCCTTGGGCCCGAGCCGCAGCTTAAGGCGCTGGCCGAGGCGGGCACCCTGCACGGCGCGGGCAATGGGCGCCACAAACGCCACTTTGCCTTCGGCCACGGAGGCTTCATCTACACCCACGATGGTAAAACGGCGCTCGGGTTGGCCGGCGGCAGTGGGGCGCAGCGTAACAGTGGCGCCAAAACGAACTTCCTGGGCTGGCTGGGTGCGGGGGTCTACTACTTTGGCGCTGGCCAGGCGGGCTTGCAGCTGGCTAAGCTGCCCGGCCAGCAGCGTGAGGCGGCGGGTCCGGTCGGCATCGTTGTCGCGGTTGGCTTCGGCCTGGGTGCGGGCCGCTTCCAGCTCCGCTAGCTCCTGGCGCAGCAGCTCCAGGCCGCGGGGCGTCACGTAGTTGGGCGTGCCGGGCGGCAGGGCAGCCCGCGGCGGAATCAGGGGAGCTTCAAGGGAATCGTCTTCTTTGGTGAATGCGCGGCTCATAGATGCCTGCTAACGGGGTGGTGAAGCGCAGAGTTTTGGCATGTGGCCTGCGCGTCGGCTTGTGCCGCGTTACCGGCCCGACGCGCAAGGCCGCCGTTCTGCGTATCTTTTGCCGGTTAAACTCCTGATTTGGTATGGACTGGCTTACCGTTGCTCTGCTGTTGCTGTTTGGCTTGGCCTTCCTGGTGGCCGAAGTCATTTTTATTCCGGGTACTACCGTAGTCGGGCTGGTGGGTTTTGGCCTGCTGGTGGCCGGCATTTGGTTTGGGTACCGCGACCTGGGCTCCACCACGGGCCACGTGCTGCTGTCGGGCTCGGCGGTGGCGGTGGGGCTGCTGGTATACCTGGGGCTGCGGCCCAAAAACATTAACCGCGTGGCCCTGACCCAAGTCAACCACGCCCGCGTGCACGACGTGCGCCACCCTGACGTGCCCCCCGGCACCACGGGCCGCGCCCTCTCGGCCCTGCGCCCCGCCGGCACCGTGCTCTTCGACGACGACCGGCGCGAAGTCACCACCCGCGGCGAGTTTGTGCCCGCCGGTGCCACGGTGCGGGTGCTGGGCATCGAGCAGAACCGCATTGTGGTGGAAAGTGTGGCATAAGCTTTAGCTTGTGCCGTCAGTCGCCAAAATTGTAAGTGGCTGACGGCACAAGCTAAAGCGTAGCTACGCTGGCCTTCAGTTATGCCACATCTACTTTCTTTAACCAGCACAAGCTAAAGCGTGTGCTACATTTCGGCCTATGGACTTCCCTCTACTTCCGCTCATTATCGGCGCCGTGGCGCTGCTGGTGTTTCTGTACTTCTTCCCCATCAGCCTCTGGATAACGGCCTTGTTTTCGGGGGTGCGGGTGAGCCTGTTTCAGCTGGCCTTTATGCGGGTGCGCAAGGTGCCGCCTTCCCTGATTGTCAACTCTCTTATTACCAGCACCAAGGCCGGCCTGGAGCTGACGGCCAACGACCTGGAAACGCACTACCTGGCCGGCGGCAACGTGCCCAGCGTCATTAAAGCCCTGATTTCGGCCGACAAAGCCAACATCCCGCTTTCCTTCAAGCAGGCCACGGCCATCGACCTGGCCGGGCGCGACGTGTTCGAGGCCGTGACGACCAGCGTCAACCCCAAGGTCATCAATACGCCCAACGTGGCGGCCGTGGCCCAGGACGGCATTCAGCTCATTGCCAAGGCCCGCGTGACCGTGCGCGCCAACATCACCCAGCTCGTGGGCGGGGCCGGCGAAGAAACCATCCTGGCCCGCGTAGGCGAGGGTATTGTGACGAGCATCGGCTCTTCGCTTTCGCACAAGGAAGTGCTCGAAAACCCCGACAAAATCTCGAAGCTGGTGCTCCAGAAAGGCCTCGACGCCGGCACGGCCTTTGAAATCCTGAGCATCGACATTGCCGACATCGACATCGGCGAAAACATCGGGGCCAAGCTCCAAACCGACCAGGCCACCGCCGACCTGAAAGTGGCCGAGGCCCGCGCCGAGGAGCGCCGCGCCATGGCGGTGGCCATGGAGCAGGAGAACCGCGCCAAAACCCAGGAAGCCAAATCCCGCGTGGTGGATGCCGAAGCCGAAATTCCCAAAGCCATTGCCGAGGCTTTCCGCTCCGGCAACCTGGGCGTGATGGACTACTACAAGATGCGCAACATCCAGTCGGACACCGACATGCGCGACTCTATTGCCAACCCCGGCGGCCAGAGCAGCAGCACCCGGCCCGGCCGCGACGAAACGCGACTTTCGTAATGTGGGAAATGTGAAAATGAAATAAAACAGAAGAGCCGGTTTCAGCTTGAAACCGGCTCTTCTGTTTTCAGTAGCCACAGGTATGACCAAGCGGCTTCATTTTCCACATCACCCACATTCTCACATTCCGCACATTCTCCACATTCCTCAACTTACTTCTTCGTAATCCGGAACTCCACGCGGCGGTTGAGCTTGCGGGTTTCTTCCTGGTCGTTGGAAGCAATGGGGCGGCTGCCGCCGAAGCCCTCGGTGCTGATGCGGTTGCCGCTGATGCCTTTGCTGACCAGGTACTTCTTTACCTCGTTTACGCGGTCCTGGCTCAGCTTCACGTTCAGCGCCGGGTCGCCCTGGTTGTCGGTGTGGCCTTCCAGCTTGATTTCCACCTGCGGATAGTCCTTGAGCGTACGCACTAAGCGTTGCAGCTCTGGGTAGGAGTTGGTGCGCAGGTTGTACTTGCTCTGGGCAAAGAAGATATTGTTGAGCTTGATAGTCTGGCCTACGGCGAAGGGCACCAGGTACAGGTCCCGGTTTACCTCCGAGTATTTCTGCCGGTCCGTCACGTCCAGGTTGTCCGACTCGGCCAGGTAATCTTTCGACTCGGCGCGGTAGCCGTAGTGCACGCCCGAGGGCAGCACGATGGTGTAAGAGCCGTCGATGGGGCTGGTTTCAGCCACCCCGATTTCCTCGCCGGTCAGCAGGTTTTCGTAGCGGATGGTGGAGGCAATGGGCTTTTTGGTGGCCGCATCCAGCACCCGGCCGCGCACCAGCGTCACCACTTCGGGCCGGAACGTGGGCGTCAGGCTGATGCGAAAGATGTCCTTGGAGCCCGCCGTGCCATTGCGCGCCGACACCAGGTAGGCATCCTCCCCGGCCGCCGACACCGTGTAGTAGGCGTCGAAGTCGGGGGAGTTGACGGTGGGGCCCAGGTTGCGCGGCTTGCTCCAGTTGGTCCAGGTGTCGTCGAGGCGCTTGCTGTAGAAGATGTCGCTCTTGCCGTAGCCGCCGTGGCCCTCCGAGGCAAAATAGAGCGTCTTGCCGTCGGCGGCCAGGAAGGGGGCAAACTCCGGCTTCTTGGTGTTGATGGCGGCGCCCAGGTTGCGGGGCCGGCCCCACGACTTGCCGTCGGCGTTCTGCGTGCTCACGTAGATGTCCTGCTCGCCCTGCCCGTCCTTGCGCTCCACGGCCATCAGCAGCACCTTGCCGGAAGTAGCCAGGAAGAAGTCGACGTTTTCCTGGTCGTCGTTGTAGTAGTCCTGGATAATCAGCTTCTCGGGCAGGGTCCAGCCCATGCGGGTGCGGTGCGAGATAGACGCGCCCTGCCGGTCGAAGCTGCCGTCGGGGTTGTAGGTGCTGATGAGCACGGCCGAGTTGCCATTGGCTGATACCGACGATACCCCGTTGCCGTCCGGGTTGTTGATGGGCGTGCCGATGTTCTTGGCCGGGTTCCAGGCTTTCTTTTCGGCGTTGGCCAGCGTGGCGTACCACACGTCCTGAATATCCTTGGCGCCACCGATGTTCTGCGGGCTTTCCTGGCGGGCAAAGAACAGCGTGCGGCCGTCGGGCGAGATAACCGGGTGGGTGTCGGTGAACTTGGAGTTGACGTTGGGCCCCAGGTTCACCATGGCCGAATCGAAGCTCACGGGGCTTTTTTCCCCTTTAAACTCTTTTTTCACCATGGTTTCGGCCACGTCGGCAATGCCGATGGCGTCAATCTGGTTGACGCCGTTCACGGCCTTGGTGTCCAGGGTTACCACCACGCCAATAGTGCGGTAGGAGGCCGGCGGAAACGTAATCTGCAACGAGCGGAACATTTCCGGAATGGGACCCGGACTGTCGTTTTCGTACACTTGGTGGCGCTGCCCGCGGGTGTCCACCAGCTCAATGCTGGTTACGGAGCCGGGGTTGAAGTTTTCTACCACCGTTACCTGCCGGGCCAGCAACGACTTGCCGAAGCGCACTTCAATAAACTCGTTGGTACCTTCCTTTTTTGGAATCCACGCCTCGTTACTGGCCTGGCCCAGGGGAGTAGCATTGGGCTCCCCCAGCACTTTCTCCGGCGAGAAAGGCTCCTTTCCTTCTGCTTTCTGCGACGACACACCCACTACTTTGGCAGCCCACACGGCGTGTTGGGCCTGTACCGTGGTGTGAGCCGCCACTGCCGCCCCTATCACTCCCACTATTGTTGCTATCCTCATAAGCTAAGGGCCAAAACAGAGGCTTCCCAAAAATCAACAGCCTATTTTTTGTACAGCTCAGAACGTAGAAGACACACCGAGCCAGTAAGAAGTTTCGGCGTTGAGCGAAAGCCGTTCCAAATGTATCTATTGCAATGTTCCTACAGTCGAAATTCCGGTTAAAATGCAAAATTACCCGGGAAGCTTGCTTACATAGTCGACCAATCTTTTCACCAGGTCTACGAAAGTTAACGCTGGCAACCCGTGGTTTCCCAAAATGAACGTTGTCAGCACGGTTTGTCTTGGGCACTTTAGCACAAGTAAAGCCGATTTGGGCAGAACTGGGCCGTGAGCTGCGTGTATTTTTTGAGTATCTTGCGTCTTTCCAAGAGTCCCCCAAAAAAGTACACTTTCTCTTCGCCATGGAAGAAAAACTGCTGGAAGAAATTCCCTCTCTCGATTTGGCTGATTTTCGCTCGGGTGACCCGGAGCGAAAGGCCCATTTTGTGCAACAACTGGGCGAGGCCTACCAGAATATTGGCTTCGTAGCTCTCAAAAACCACGGCCTCACCGACGAACAGACGCAGCAGCTCTACGCCGACGTGAAGTCGTTTTTCTCGCTGCCCGACGACGTAAAGCAACGCTACGAAAACCCGGAGCTGGCCGGGCAGCGCGGCTACACTGGCAAGGGCAAGGAGCACGCCAAGGGCCGCAACACCGGCGACCTGAAGGAGTTCTACCACGTGGGCCAGGAGGTAGACGACGCCAACGACCCCATCCGGACGGAGTACCCCGACAACATCTGGCCGGCCGAAGTTCCTGGTTTCCAGAGCAGCACGTTCACGACGTATAAGACGCTGGAAGCGGCCGGCAAGGACGTGCTGCGCGCCATTGCCCTGTACCTGAACCTGCCCGAGAACTACTTCGACAACAAGGTGCGCAACGGCAACTCCATCCTGCGTCCCATCCACTACTACCCCATCGAAAACCCCGACGCGGTGCCGGCCGATGCCGTGCGCGCCGCCGAGCACGGCGACATTAACCTGATTACGCTGCTCATGGGCGCCTCCGCCGATGGCCTGCAAGTGCTGCGCCGCGACGGCAAGTGGATTCCGATTACGGCCCTGCCCGACCAGATTGTGGTGAACGTGGGCGACATGCTCCAGCGCCTCACCAACGGCGTGCTCAAGAGCACCATTCACCGCGTGGTGAATCCGCCCCGCGAAAAGATGAACTCTTCGCGCTACAGCATCCCGTTCTTCATGCACCCGCGCTCCGAAATGAGCCTGGCCGCCCTGGAAAGCTGCGTATCGGCCGATAACCCCAAGCAGCAGCCCGACATCACGGCCGGCGAGTTTCTGAATGAGCGCCTCGTGGAGTTGGGCCTGAAGAAAAAGTAAGCCAGCCTGAGTGCTCCGGCACTTTGCCTGCTCAAGCCTCTGGTGGTCAAGCTGTTTGGCCGCCGGAGGCTTGTTTTCGTAGGCAGGGCCAGGCTTCGCAGATGCGGCACATCAGGGTCTGGGCCAGCGGGTTTGGATAGCTCAACCGGTGGTTTTTCCGGTGGGTTTCTGCTTCTTTACTTTTGTCTGACTTCTGGCCTGCCCTGCTTTGATTCCTGAGGAAAACATCCAGCTTGCGCCGCCCCCACGCGCCCCGCGTACCGAGCGGGTGAAGCGGGTGCGCCACCTGATTTTTCTGAAGGACGTAGCGGCGCTGGGGCTTACCGCTTTCGGTGGCCCGCAGGCTCATTTGGCCATGATGCTGCGTCTGCTGGTGGATAAGCGCCGTTACCTGACCGCCGCCGAGCTGCTGGAACTCACGGCCCTGTGCCAGATTCTACCGGGACCTACTTCCACCCAAACCATTACGGCCATCGGCTTCCGCCTGGGCGGGCCAAACCTGGCTTACCTGACCCTGCTGGTGTGGATGCTGCCGGCCGTGTGCCTGATGACTGGTGCTGGCCTCACCATCAGCTACCTCGACAAAAGCCAGGTGGCGCGGCTGGTGCAGTACGTGCAGCCCGTGGCCGTGGGGTTTGTGGCCTACTCAGCTTACAAGATTGCCGAGAAGGTGATTCACACCAAAACTTCAGTCGCGCTGATGGTGGTGTCCGCCCTGCTTACCTACCGGTTTCAGGTGCCCTGGCTGATGCCTCTGCTGCTGGTAGCGGGCGGATTGGTTACTACGTTCCGCTACCGGCGGCTGCCGCAGGAGCAAAAGGTGCCGCTGCGCATCGAATGGTCGAATTTTGCCTTGTGGCTGGGCGTGTTTGTGGGCGCGGCCTTGCTGGGCCACTACACGCGCCTGCTGCCGGTGCGCCTGTTCGAGAACTTTTACCGCAACGGCAGCCTCGTGTTCGGGGGCGGGCAGGTACTGGCGCCGCTGTTTTACACGGAGTTCGTGGAGTTTAAAAACTACCTCTCCACCGAAGAGTTTCTGTCGGGCCTGGGGCTGGTGCAGGCCATGCCGGGCCCCAACTTTTCCTTCGCCTCCTACATCGGCGCCCTGGCCATGCGGCAGTCCGGCAGCGGACTGGATGGGCAGCTGCTGGGGGCGTTGGTGGGCGCGGCCGGTATCTTCATGCCCGGTACCCTGCTCATCTTCTTCCTGATTCGGTTCTGGGACCAGCTGAAACGGTACCGGGTGGTGAAAGCCTCGCTGGAAGGCATCAACGCCGTGTCGGCCGGGTTGGTGTGCGCCGCCACCTTCCTGCTCTACCACCCGCTGCCCGATACGCCAATAAACCTGGGGCTTATCGGCGTTACCTTTCTGCTTCTGCTTTGGAACCGGGTGCCGTCGTACGTGCTGGTTGTGGTAGCTCTTGGGGCGGGGCTGTTGTTTTAGGGCCTCACCCCCCGGCCCCCTCTCCCGCGGAGAGGGGGAGCCTGACGATTGATGTTCTGCGCCGCCCTGTCGGCTACCGCCTCCAGCACGGCTACCACCGAAGACGGCAACGAATAGCACAGCCGCGTAGCGGCTAAAGGATTGTAGCCAGATTAATACAGATAAGTTCAGCGCCGCGTAGCGGGGCGTTTTACTACATGCTGTTTCTACAACCCTTTAGCCGCTACGCGGCCACTGTGCTGCTACAGCTTGGTAGCAGTTCTGGAGGCGGTAGCCGAAAGGGCTGCGCAGAACGTCTTGACGTCAGGCTCCCCCTCTCCACGGGAGAGGGGGCCGGGGGGTGAGGCAAATCGTCCTACACTTCCCGCAGCGGGTGCTCGGGCAGGTGCAGCAGGTAGTCGCCGTAGCCGCTCTTGCGCAGGGGCTCGGCAATGGCGCGTAGCTGGTCGGCGTTGATGAAGCCCTGGCGGAAAGCCACCTCCTCGATGGAGCCTACTTTCAGGCCCTGGCGCTGTTCCAGCACGCGCACAAACTCGCCGGCTTGCATCAGGCTCTCGAAGGTGCCCGTGTCGAGCCAGGCGGTGCCGCGGCCCAGGATACCTACTTTCAGCTTGCCCCGGCGCAGGTACTCCTGGTTGACGTCGGTGATTTCGTACTCGCCGCGGGCCGAGGGCTGGAGGTTGCGGGCAATTTCTACCACGTCGTTGTCGTAGAAGTACAGGCCCGGCACGGCGTAGTTGCTTTTCGGCTGCTTGGGCTTCTCCTCGATGCTGAGGGCGCGGTTGTTCTGGTCAAACTCCACTACCCCGTACCGCTCCGGGTCGTGCACGTGGTAGGCGTACACCACGCCGCCGTCGGGGTCGTTGTTCGACTTGAGTAGCTCCTCCATGCCTTCGCCGTGGAAGATGTTGTCACCCAGCACCAAGGCCACTTTGTCCTGGCCGATAAAATCGGCACCCAGCACAAAGGCCTGGGCCAAACCATTGGGCACTTCCTGCACCACGTACTCAAAGCGGCAGCCCAGGCTCTGCCCGTCGCCGAGCAGCTTTTTGAAGTGCGCTTGGTCGTGGGGCGTGGTGATGATGAGGATTTCCCGGATGCCGGCCATCATCAGAATGGACAGCGGGTAGTAAATCATCGGCTTGTCGTACACGGGCATGAGCTGCTTGCTCACGGCCAGGGTCAGGGGGTGCAAGCGGGTGCCGGAGCCGCCGGCCAGGATGATGCCTTTCATGGGTAGTAGTTGGTATTGGGTAGTAGGTAGTTGGACAGGTATTGTCAAAAGCCGCTACCGTAAGGTTTTAATGAAGGTGTGAATCATCTTCTGAATTGAAGTAGCTCGCTCTAGTACGGCTGCTCGCAGAGTGGCAGTTCCTAATTCAAGTCGTTCACAAATCACAGACTGCGTAATAATTTCCGAGCATGAACCACTGGCAAAACCAAGAAACTGCACGAACTCGCCGTTTGTCATTCTTCCAGCACCTTCGCCAATATTTGAGCCGACTGACACTGCTGCCCGGTTCATCTGGCTTACCAGGTTGAACTTCTCTTCAGCTGGCAAAGTACGGGTGAACTGGTATACTTCGACCGCCAGTTCAATAGCATCTTGCCATACTCGTAGCTTCCGATAATCGTGCATTCGTTTTACAACAAGACTTTTATCCTACTACCAACTACCTAATTCCTAATATCAATAAACTCCTGGTTGGCCTTAAACCACGCCAGCGTCTTCTGCAATCCTTCCCGGATGCGGATTTGCGGGTTGTAGCCGAGCAGGGTTTGGGCCTTGCTGATGTCGGCCAGGGAGTCGCGGATGTCGCCGGGGCGGTCGGGGCCGTATTCGGGGGTGATGTCGGCGCCGGCTTCTTCCTTCAGGATATTGAACAGGTCGTTGAGCGAGGTGCGGTCGGCTACAGCAATGTTGTACACCTGATTCACGGCCGCGGGGTTTTGCACCAGCGCCGCCCGGATGTTGGCCTGCACGCAGTTCTCCACGAAGGTGAAGTCGCGGGTCTGGCCGCCGTCGCCGTTCATGCGCGGGGGCCGGCCACTCAGCACAGCGTCAATAAACAGCGGAATTACCGCCGCATAGGCCCCGTTCGGGTCCTGGCGCGGCCCGAAGATGTTGAAGTAGCGCAGCCCGATGATTTCCATGCCGTAGGTCTTGCCAAACACATCAGCATACAACTCGTTGGCGTACTTCGTGACGGCGTACGGCGACAGAGGCTTGCCGATGCGGTCCTCCACTTTGGGCAGGGCCTTATGGTCGCCGTATGTGGACGACGAAGCCGCGTACACGAACCGCTTCGCCCCGGCTTCCTTAGCGCCCACCAGCATGTTCACGAAGCCGCCCACATTCACGTCGTTGCTCGTGATGGGGTCGTTGATGGAGCGGGGCACGGAGCCCAGCGCCGCCTGGTGCAGCACAATGTCGATGCCCCGGCAAGCATCCACGCAGGTCTGCCGGTCCCGGATGTCGCCCTCGATTACGCGCAGGGCCGGGTGGCCTTCAAACAAGGCCACGTTCTTGCGGAAGCCGTTGGAGTAATTATCCAGCACGCGCACTTCCTTGGCGCCGTACTTGAGCAGGTATTCCACCAGGTTCGACCCGATAAAGCCGGCCCCACCCGTCACCAGGAAGGCCAGATTATCGAGCGGCTGGTCGTGAAAAGGTTGTTCGTACATGAACTAGATGTAACGCGAAGTTTTACTTCGCGAAGCGTTGAACGATGTCGTTGCCGAAGCATGAAAATTGCCCCTAGCGCGGACGCGAGTCGCGAAGTAAAACTTCGCGTTACCGATTGTACTGCTGCTGGTAATACTGCTGGTAGGCGCCGCTGGTCACGTGGTCGAGCCACTCTTGGTTTTCCAGGTACCAGTCCACGGTCTGGCTCAGGCCTTGCTCGAAGGTGACGGACGGCTTCCAGCCCAGCTCGTTCATGATTTTGCTGGAGTCGATGGCGTAGCGCAGGTCGTGGCCGGCGCGGTCCGTCACGAAGGTGATGAGCTGGCGCGAGGTGCCCTGGGGCTTACCGGTTTTCTCGTCCAGCACGTCGCAGAGCAGGTGGATGAGGTCGATGTTCTTCCACTCGTTCACCCCGCCGATGTTGTAGGTCTCGCCCACTTTGCCCTTGTGGAACACGGCATCAATAGCCGTGGCGTGGTCTTTCACGAACAGCCAGTCGCGCACGTTTTCGCCTTTGCCGTACACGGGCACCGGCTGCCCGGTGCGGATGCGGTGAATGGCCAGCGGAATCAGCTTCTCGGGGAAATGGTTGGGGCCGTAGTTGTTGGAGCAGTTGCTCAGCTTGACGGGCATGTGGTAGGTGTGGTGCCAAGCCCGCACAAAGTGGTCGGAAGCCGCCTTGGAGGCCGAGTAGGGCGAGCGGGGGTCGTACGATGTGTCTTCGGTGAACATTTCCGGACCCATTTCCAAGGAGCCGTACACCTCGTCGGTGCTCACGTGGTAGAACACTTTGCCCTCGTAGCCCAGGGGCTTCCACAGGTTTTTGGCAGCGTTCAGCAGGTGCACCGTGCCCAGCACGTTGGTTTTCACGAAGGCCAGCGGGTCGGTAATGGAGCGGTCCACGTGGCTTTCGGCGGCCAGGTGAATCACGGCGTCGGGCTCCTCGCGGGCAAACAGCTCGTCCACGAAGGCTTGATCGGTGATGTCGCCCTTCACCAGGCGGTAGTTGGGACGGTCCTCAATGTCGCGCAGGTTTTCGAGGTTGCCGGCGTAGGTCAGCGCGTCCAGGTTCAGAATCTGATACTCCGGATACTTGGTCACGAACAGGCGCACCACGTGCGACCCAATGAAGCCGGCTCCGCCG
This region of Hymenobacter sp. YIM 151500-1 genomic DNA includes:
- a CDS encoding NfeD family protein, which translates into the protein MDWLTVALLLLFGLAFLVAEVIFIPGTTVVGLVGFGLLVAGIWFGYRDLGSTTGHVLLSGSAVAVGLLVYLGLRPKNINRVALTQVNHARVHDVRHPDVPPGTTGRALSALRPAGTVLFDDDRREVTTRGEFVPAGATVRVLGIEQNRIVVESVA
- a CDS encoding isopenicillin N synthase family dioxygenase, which encodes MEEKLLEEIPSLDLADFRSGDPERKAHFVQQLGEAYQNIGFVALKNHGLTDEQTQQLYADVKSFFSLPDDVKQRYENPELAGQRGYTGKGKEHAKGRNTGDLKEFYHVGQEVDDANDPIRTEYPDNIWPAEVPGFQSSTFTTYKTLEAAGKDVLRAIALYLNLPENYFDNKVRNGNSILRPIHYYPIENPDAVPADAVRAAEHGDINLITLLMGASADGLQVLRRDGKWIPITALPDQIVVNVGDMLQRLTNGVLKSTIHRVVNPPREKMNSSRYSIPFFMHPRSEMSLAALESCVSADNPKQQPDITAGEFLNERLVELGLKKK
- a CDS encoding GreA/GreB family elongation factor, which produces MSRAFTKEDDSLEAPLIPPRAALPPGTPNYVTPRGLELLRQELAELEAARTQAEANRDNDADRTRRLTLLAGQLSQLQARLASAKVVDPRTQPAQEVRFGATVTLRPTAAGQPERRFTIVGVDEASVAEGKVAFVAPIARAVQGARLGQRLKLRLGPKEEEVEVAGLQYN
- the floA gene encoding flotillin-like protein FloA (flotillin-like protein involved in membrane lipid rafts); this translates as MDFPLLPLIIGAVALLVFLYFFPISLWITALFSGVRVSLFQLAFMRVRKVPPSLIVNSLITSTKAGLELTANDLETHYLAGGNVPSVIKALISADKANIPLSFKQATAIDLAGRDVFEAVTTSVNPKVINTPNVAAVAQDGIQLIAKARVTVRANITQLVGGAGEETILARVGEGIVTSIGSSLSHKEVLENPDKISKLVLQKGLDAGTAFEILSIDIADIDIGENIGAKLQTDQATADLKVAEARAEERRAMAVAMEQENRAKTQEAKSRVVDAEAEIPKAIAEAFRSGNLGVMDYYKMRNIQSDTDMRDSIANPGGQSSSTRPGRDETRLS
- the proS gene encoding proline--tRNA ligase, with translation MSKSLPKRSEDYSLWYNELVKRAGLAENSAVRGCMVIKPYGYAIWEKMQRTLDDMFKRTGHQNAYFPLFVPKSLFEAEEKNAEGFAKECAVVTHYRLQTDPDQPGKLRVDPNAKLEEELVVRPTSEAIIWSTYKNWIQSYRDLPLLINQWANVVRWEMRTRLFLRTAEFLWQEGHTAHATAEEALAETRQMLEVYAQFAEEWLALPVVKGVKTENERFAGALETYCIEGLMQDGKALQAGTSHFLGQNFAKAFDVQFTNKQGQLEHVWGTSWGVSTRLMGALVMAHSDDDGLVLPPKLAPIQVVIVPIYKTGQLDELLERIRPMQLGLINRGISVKIDDRDTERPGFKFAEWELKGVPVRIAVGLRDLESGTVEVARRDTKEKLTLPLQDIVNSVDQLLEDIQHTIYRRALHFREEHTTRVDSYEEFKQVLDGKGGFVLAHYDGTSETEERIKEETKATIRCLALAEPDEEGVCIVTGRPSTRRAHFARAY
- a CDS encoding OmpA family protein yields the protein MRIATIVGVIGAAVAAHTTVQAQHAVWAAKVVGVSSQKAEGKEPFSPEKVLGEPNATPLGQASNEAWIPKKEGTNEFIEVRFGKSLLARQVTVVENFNPGSVTSIELVDTRGQRHQVYENDSPGPIPEMFRSLQITFPPASYRTIGVVVTLDTKAVNGVNQIDAIGIADVAETMVKKEFKGEKSPVSFDSAMVNLGPNVNSKFTDTHPVISPDGRTLFFARQESPQNIGGAKDIQDVWYATLANAEKKAWNPAKNIGTPINNPDGNGVSSVSANGNSAVLISTYNPDGSFDRQGASISHRTRMGWTLPEKLIIQDYYNDDQENVDFFLATSGKVLLMAVERKDGQGEQDIYVSTQNADGKSWGRPRNLGAAINTKKPEFAPFLAADGKTLYFASEGHGGYGKSDIFYSKRLDDTWTNWSKPRNLGPTVNSPDFDAYYTVSAAGEDAYLVSARNGTAGSKDIFRISLTPTFRPEVVTLVRGRVLDAATKKPIASTIRYENLLTGEEIGVAETSPIDGSYTIVLPSGVHYGYRAESKDYLAESDNLDVTDRQKYSEVNRDLYLVPFAVGQTIKLNNIFFAQSKYNLRTNSYPELQRLVRTLKDYPQVEIKLEGHTDNQGDPALNVKLSQDRVNEVKKYLVSKGISGNRISTEGFGGSRPIASNDQEETRKLNRRVEFRITKK